The following nucleotide sequence is from Candidatus Thermoplasmatota archaeon.
AGGAGGATATACGGTTATAGTTCCTTCTCTGCCAGGCTGTATTACCTATGGCAAGGATATTGAAGAAGCGATTGAAATGGCTAAAGAAGCAATAGAACTGTATATAGGAAGTCTGATAAAGCATGAGGAGGAAATACCTTCTGATGAGGAAACCTTT
It contains:
- a CDS encoding type II toxin-antitoxin system HicB family antitoxin: MKLRNYRILFRKEPEGGYTVIVPSLPGCITYGKDIEEAIEMAKEAIELYIGSLIKHEEEIPSDEETFEYNLKIELDA